One Candidatus Gastranaerophilales bacterium DNA window includes the following coding sequences:
- a CDS encoding ATP-binding cassette domain-containing protein, with translation MNREELLEKFRDNNFVKNYKRMWPFVKPYAFRALVAMLICIPLGSLDAIIALSLKPYMDVVLVEKQVGSSPFLIPLLIILFTTVQGTLNYLADYMNVWVGMKITLDLKRKLYAKLMALETAYFDNQTSGDVLFRFNQDAEIACNGLLSNLKLFVSRIFSSISLVGVLIWNSWHLAIIAITVLGAALAPLAFVRKRIESAVGENVVAVTKVMTTYNETFAGNKTVASYNLQPKLTNSFSVLLQDLFSLMMKITKRTAIISPITYFIISLGIAAVIGFSNYLIVNKVITSGNFVSFITALVMLYQPIKSLSNNLKDVQFSFMAIERVYDILERVPAVQDCEDPIELKNIGSGVKFDDVYFEYGNGVPVLKGISFSAKANQTIAIVGNSGGGKTTLVNLIPRFYDVCGGSISIDGIDVRNYSLKSLRDNIAVVFQDNFLFSGTIRENILLGKQDATEEEINAALKCAFLDEFVAGLENGLDTFIGERGTLLSGGQKQRVAIARAFLKNAPIVILDEATSALDNKAEAVVQKAIDNLMASRTVFVIAHRLSTVQNADRIMVVNDGNIVESGTHEELLRADNGAYKALYMAQFKAQPAMQS, from the coding sequence ATGAACAGGGAAGAGTTATTAGAGAAATTTAGAGATAATAATTTTGTAAAAAATTATAAGAGAATGTGGCCTTTTGTTAAGCCTTATGCGTTTAGAGCTTTAGTGGCAATGCTTATTTGTATTCCTTTAGGCTCTTTGGATGCAATTATAGCGCTTTCTTTAAAACCTTACATGGATGTTGTTTTGGTTGAAAAACAAGTCGGGTCTTCTCCTTTCTTAATTCCTTTATTAATTATTTTGTTCACCACGGTGCAGGGAACTTTAAACTATCTTGCAGATTATATGAATGTATGGGTTGGGATGAAAATCACTTTGGATTTGAAACGTAAGCTGTATGCAAAACTTATGGCGCTTGAAACCGCTTATTTTGACAATCAGACATCGGGTGATGTTTTATTTAGATTTAATCAGGATGCTGAAATTGCATGTAACGGATTGTTATCAAACCTTAAATTATTTGTGTCGAGGATTTTTTCTTCAATATCACTTGTAGGTGTATTGATTTGGAACTCATGGCATTTGGCAATTATCGCGATTACTGTTTTAGGCGCTGCGCTTGCTCCTTTGGCTTTTGTAAGGAAAAGGATAGAATCTGCAGTCGGAGAAAACGTAGTTGCTGTTACTAAAGTTATGACTACCTATAACGAAACATTTGCGGGTAACAAAACTGTTGCTTCTTATAACTTGCAGCCTAAGTTAACAAATTCATTCTCTGTTTTGCTTCAGGATTTATTCTCTCTGATGATGAAAATTACAAAGAGAACGGCTATTATTTCTCCTATTACTTACTTTATTATTTCATTGGGTATAGCTGCTGTTATCGGTTTCAGCAACTATTTGATTGTTAATAAAGTTATTACAAGCGGTAACTTCGTATCGTTTATTACAGCTCTTGTTATGTTATATCAGCCTATAAAAAGTTTGAGCAATAATTTGAAAGATGTGCAGTTTTCTTTTATGGCTATTGAGAGGGTTTATGATATTTTGGAAAGAGTGCCTGCCGTTCAAGATTGCGAAGACCCTATTGAACTCAAGAACATCGGCAGCGGTGTGAAATTTGACGATGTTTACTTTGAATACGGTAACGGAGTTCCTGTCTTAAAAGGTATTTCCTTCTCTGCAAAAGCCAATCAAACTATTGCTATAGTCGGTAATTCAGGCGGCGGTAAAACTACTTTGGTTAATTTGATACCCAGATTTTATGATGTTTGCGGCGGCAGTATTTCTATTGACGGCATTGATGTTCGTAACTATTCTTTAAAATCGCTCAGAGATAATATTGCAGTTGTATTTCAGGATAATTTCCTGTTCTCCGGGACTATAAGAGAAAATATTTTGCTTGGTAAACAAGATGCAACCGAAGAAGAAATTAATGCAGCTTTGAAATGCGCATTCCTGGACGAGTTCGTTGCCGGCTTGGAAAACGGGCTGGATACATTTATAGGTGAGCGCGGTACTTTGCTTTCCGGCGGACAAAAACAAAGGGTCGCTATTGCAAGAGCTTTTCTGAAAAATGCGCCTATTGTTATTTTAGACGAGGCTACAAGCGCGCTTGATAATAAGGCTGAAGCTGTCGTTCAAAAAGCTATTGATAACTTGATGGCATCAAGAACAGTATTTGTAATTGCTCACAGACTTTCTACCGTTCAAAATGCCGACAGGATTATGGTTGTTAATGACGGTAATATTGTTGAATCAGGCACTCATGAAGAGTTGCTTCGTGCGGATAATGGCGCTTATAAAGCGCTTTATATGGCGCAATTTAAAGCTCAGCCTGCTATGCAGTCGTAG
- the thrS gene encoding threonine--tRNA ligase, protein MSEIHIILPDESKLALEPNSTALDAAKKISEGLARNALACKINDVVCSLDTVLTDNDRVAILTAKDPESLDVLRHSCSHIMAQAVQALYPEAKLAIGPAIENGFYYDFDIPGVSLKEEDLGKIEAKMQELIAQDLVFKKVVIDNPDEKIKEFLAQGEIYKAELLEEHKSENPTLFVTKTKEGKELWNDLCRGPHLLSSKPVKAFKLLSVAGAYWRGNEKNKMLQRVYATAFLTKDDLKAYLTQLEEAERRDHRKLGSALDLFSIEDEVGSGLVLWHPNLSIVREEIENYWRSEHRKRDYVIVNTPHIAKPDLWITSGHMDYYSENMFMVKSPDQDFVLKPMNCPFHMLIYKSDRQSYRSLPLRLAELGTVYRNERSGALSGMTRVRGFTQDDAHIFCTHEQFIDEVIGVIDFVDYTLSLFNIDYSVELSTRPEKFVGTNVNWDKAEEGLKQALEKKGLKYDINEGDGAFYGPKIDFKLKDAIGRTWQGATVQLDFTLPERFDLKYQDKDGSLKTPVMLHRVIFGSMERFAGLLIEHYAGAFPTWLAPVQVEIIPIADRHVGAAEAVYKSLRAQGIRAKLDDRSESMNYKIREAQNKKIPYMAVIGDKEIEDKTLSVRASKGRGQIGTMSVDEFIAKINEEITSKGKVELV, encoded by the coding sequence ATGTCTGAAATCCATATAATTTTACCTGATGAATCGAAGCTCGCTCTTGAGCCGAATTCTACCGCATTAGATGCGGCAAAGAAAATATCAGAAGGCTTGGCTAGAAATGCCTTAGCCTGCAAAATCAATGATGTTGTTTGTTCTTTGGATACGGTTTTGACGGATAATGACAGGGTTGCAATTTTAACTGCAAAAGACCCGGAAAGCCTTGATGTTTTAAGACACAGCTGTTCGCATATTATGGCGCAGGCTGTACAGGCTTTGTACCCTGAAGCAAAATTAGCTATCGGACCTGCTATTGAAAACGGCTTCTACTATGACTTTGATATTCCGGGAGTTAGCTTAAAAGAAGAAGACCTTGGAAAAATTGAAGCGAAAATGCAGGAGTTAATTGCGCAAGATTTGGTTTTTAAAAAAGTTGTCATTGATAATCCCGATGAAAAAATAAAAGAGTTTTTAGCGCAGGGTGAAATATACAAAGCCGAACTTTTGGAAGAGCATAAGAGTGAAAATCCTACCCTTTTTGTTACCAAAACAAAAGAGGGAAAAGAGCTGTGGAACGACTTATGCAGAGGACCTCATTTGCTTAGTTCAAAGCCTGTTAAGGCATTTAAGCTTTTGAGCGTCGCAGGGGCATACTGGAGAGGCAATGAGAAAAATAAAATGCTTCAAAGGGTCTACGCTACAGCATTTTTGACAAAAGATGATTTAAAGGCTTATTTAACACAGCTTGAAGAAGCCGAAAGACGCGACCACAGAAAGCTTGGCAGCGCACTTGATTTATTCAGTATTGAAGATGAAGTCGGCTCGGGGCTTGTTTTATGGCACCCTAATCTTTCAATTGTACGTGAAGAGATTGAAAACTACTGGCGCAGCGAACATCGCAAACGTGATTATGTTATAGTAAACACTCCGCACATAGCAAAGCCTGATTTGTGGATTACATCAGGTCATATGGACTATTACAGCGAAAATATGTTTATGGTCAAATCACCCGACCAGGACTTCGTATTAAAACCAATGAATTGTCCGTTCCATATGCTGATTTATAAATCCGACAGACAGAGCTATCGCAGCCTTCCGCTTAGATTAGCCGAGCTTGGAACTGTTTATCGCAACGAACGTTCAGGTGCATTGTCCGGTATGACAAGAGTCCGGGGCTTTACCCAGGATGATGCCCATATTTTTTGTACGCATGAACAATTTATTGATGAAGTTATAGGTGTAATTGACTTTGTTGATTATACTTTAAGCTTGTTTAATATTGATTACAGTGTTGAATTATCAACAAGACCCGAAAAATTTGTAGGTACTAACGTAAATTGGGATAAAGCCGAAGAGGGACTAAAGCAGGCTCTTGAGAAAAAAGGGCTTAAGTACGATATTAACGAGGGCGATGGTGCTTTTTACGGTCCTAAAATCGACTTTAAACTAAAAGATGCCATCGGCAGAACATGGCAGGGCGCTACTGTTCAGCTTGATTTTACGCTGCCTGAAAGATTTGACCTTAAATATCAGGATAAAGACGGCAGTTTGAAAACTCCTGTTATGCTTCACCGTGTAATTTTCGGTTCAATGGAAAGGTTTGCAGGGCTTTTAATAGAACATTATGCAGGGGCTTTTCCAACATGGCTTGCTCCGGTTCAGGTTGAAATAATCCCGATTGCAGACAGGCATGTTGGAGCCGCCGAGGCGGTTTATAAAAGTCTTAGAGCGCAGGGTATAAGAGCTAAGCTTGATGATAGAAGCGAATCTATGAATTATAAAATCAGAGAGGCCCAGAATAAAAAAATCCCTTATATGGCTGTTATAGGTGATAAAGAAATTGAAGACAAAACCTTATCCGTAAGAGCGTCTAAAGGCCGCGGTCAAATCGGTACAATGAGCGTTGATGAGTTTATTGCTAAAATCAACGAAGAAATCACGTCTAAAGGTAAGGTCGAGTTAGTTTAG
- a CDS encoding alanine--glyoxylate aminotransferase family protein — protein MKDKQFLMIPGPTPVPETALVEMAKHPLGHRSVEFSAILKEVYSDLKWLFQTKNDVFIYTASGTGALEGALSNIVNPKDKVLCLVIGNFGERWAKIAESRGAEVERMSVEFGKTISPDALAERLEKDVNKEIKVITLTHSETSTGAANPLKDLMDVINKHGAISVVDGVTSVGAMDVKMDEWGIDILVSGSQKGFMIPPGLSFLAASEKAMKAYEECLYPSFYFDFKAHKKAVAQDTTPYTPAVSLIMALSKTLKMMQDEGLENIFARHKKLSLGLRKAVRALGLELFVEDDNFASAAITSILPPEEISVADIRKGLKTDFDIVVADGQNDLKGKIFRMGTLGFVCERDVIGAIGALERTLLKLGYKFTPGSGVSTFLESSL, from the coding sequence ATGAAAGACAAACAATTTTTAATGATTCCGGGCCCTACACCTGTGCCTGAAACAGCCTTGGTTGAAATGGCTAAACACCCTTTGGGACACAGAAGTGTGGAATTTTCTGCTATTTTAAAAGAAGTGTATTCGGACTTGAAATGGTTGTTCCAGACAAAAAACGATGTGTTTATCTATACTGCAAGCGGAACCGGAGCGTTAGAAGGCGCTTTGTCCAATATAGTTAACCCTAAAGATAAAGTTCTATGCCTTGTTATAGGTAATTTTGGCGAAAGATGGGCTAAAATCGCCGAATCAAGGGGGGCGGAAGTAGAGCGCATGAGTGTAGAATTCGGAAAAACTATTTCTCCCGACGCGCTGGCTGAAAGGCTTGAAAAAGACGTTAATAAAGAAATTAAAGTCATAACTCTTACCCACAGTGAAACTTCAACAGGGGCTGCCAATCCTTTAAAGGACTTAATGGATGTTATTAACAAACATGGCGCTATTTCTGTTGTTGACGGCGTTACAAGCGTTGGCGCCATGGATGTTAAGATGGATGAATGGGGGATTGATATTTTGGTTTCAGGCTCTCAAAAAGGCTTTATGATTCCTCCCGGGTTATCTTTTCTGGCGGCAAGCGAAAAAGCCATGAAGGCTTATGAAGAATGCTTATACCCAAGCTTCTATTTTGACTTTAAAGCTCATAAAAAAGCCGTTGCGCAAGATACTACTCCTTATACACCGGCAGTTTCACTTATCATGGCATTGAGCAAAACTTTAAAGATGATGCAGGATGAAGGGTTGGAAAATATTTTTGCAAGACATAAAAAGTTGTCTTTAGGCTTGAGAAAGGCTGTTCGTGCATTAGGCTTAGAGCTGTTTGTTGAAGATGATAATTTTGCAAGCGCGGCTATAACTTCTATTCTGCCGCCTGAAGAAATCAGTGTTGCTGATATCAGAAAAGGCTTAAAAACAGATTTTGATATAGTTGTTGCTGACGGGCAAAATGATCTTAAAGGCAAAATATTCCGTATGGGAACGCTCGGATTTGTTTGTGAAAGAGATGTAATAGGAGCAATCGGGGCTTTGGAGCGTACTTTGTTAAAACTTGGTTATAAATTTACGCCCGGAAGCGGAGTAAGCACTTTTCTTGAAAGCTCTTTATAG
- the metK gene encoding methionine adenosyltransferase gives MSKYLFTSESVTEGHPDKVCDQISDAILDAFLTKYPQARVAAETSVTTGMVLVAGEITADCYVDIPAIVRQTVEDIGYVGDKGGGFCARTCAVLTSIDEQSPDIAHGVNSALEKRESDAAAEETENIGAGDQGIMFGFACDETPELMPLPISLAHRLALQLAKVRKDNTLYYLRPDGKSQVTVEYVDGVPARIDTIIISTQHDPAINGEEDNAKVQAIISDDLKKYVIAPVFENDKIKPDAQTKYLINPSGRFVVGGPQGDAGLTGRKIIVDTYGGYSRHGGGAFSGKDPTKVDRSAAYATRHVAKNIVAAGLAKKCEVQLGYAIGVAQPVSVMIETFGTGIISDDKISDIVSKIFDLRPAAIINNFDLRNLPAKSGGTFYKNIAAYGHMGRTDLDLPWEKLDRVAELKEYANSAACCK, from the coding sequence ATGTCCAAATATCTTTTTACTTCAGAATCAGTTACCGAAGGTCATCCCGATAAAGTATGCGACCAAATTTCTGATGCTATTTTAGATGCATTTTTAACTAAATATCCGCAAGCAAGAGTTGCGGCGGAAACATCTGTTACAACAGGTATGGTTTTAGTTGCAGGTGAAATTACCGCTGATTGTTATGTCGATATTCCCGCTATAGTCAGACAAACTGTAGAAGATATAGGATATGTCGGTGATAAAGGCGGTGGCTTTTGCGCAAGAACATGTGCTGTTTTAACAAGTATAGATGAACAGTCGCCTGATATTGCGCATGGTGTAAATTCGGCGCTTGAAAAACGTGAAAGTGATGCTGCAGCGGAAGAAACAGAAAATATCGGCGCAGGCGACCAGGGTATTATGTTTGGATTTGCTTGTGATGAAACTCCCGAGTTAATGCCCCTTCCTATAAGCTTGGCGCACAGACTGGCTCTTCAATTGGCTAAAGTCAGAAAAGATAATACTTTGTATTACCTTCGTCCTGACGGTAAATCTCAAGTTACTGTCGAGTATGTTGACGGTGTGCCTGCAAGAATTGATACTATTATTATCTCTACCCAGCATGACCCTGCCATTAACGGTGAAGAAGATAACGCCAAAGTTCAGGCGATTATTTCTGACGACTTGAAAAAATATGTTATAGCCCCTGTATTTGAAAACGATAAAATCAAACCTGACGCTCAAACCAAGTATTTAATTAACCCGTCGGGCAGGTTTGTAGTTGGCGGACCTCAAGGTGATGCCGGCTTGACGGGAAGAAAAATCATTGTAGATACTTACGGCGGTTATTCAAGACACGGCGGCGGGGCTTTTTCGGGCAAAGACCCCACAAAAGTTGACAGAAGCGCTGCTTATGCCACAAGACACGTTGCTAAAAATATCGTAGCGGCAGGTTTGGCTAAAAAATGCGAGGTTCAACTGGGATACGCTATAGGTGTTGCGCAGCCTGTTTCTGTAATGATTGAGACTTTTGGTACAGGTATTATTTCTGACGATAAAATTTCTGACATAGTAAGCAAGATTTTTGACTTAAGACCTGCTGCCATTATTAATAACTTTGATTTAAGAAATCTTCCCGCTAAAAGCGGCGGTACTTTCTACAAAAATATTGCTGCTTACGGTCATATGGGTAGAACTGATTTAGATTTACCCTGGGAAAAACTCGATAGAGTGGCGGAGCTGAAAGAGTACGCTAATTCTGCAGCTTGCTGCAAATAA
- a CDS encoding prepilin-type N-terminal cleavage/methylation domain-containing protein: MMKKGFTFAELMISLVVIAVITAILYPTIAELAPNNNKHLFKSAYKTLEMVISEVVNDPNASPNGIIGEQELCINIASKLNTKGATPDKVLCAKAYPVDAANPSFVTTNGMRWFVSHKSGNKFTITVDVNASNNNVGGGYHPDEDAYSQDTFTITVLDTGKIETITGAGYNHLTDSSPD; the protein is encoded by the coding sequence ATGATGAAAAAAGGATTTACTTTTGCGGAATTAATGATATCGCTGGTAGTAATAGCCGTAATTACCGCTATTTTGTATCCCACTATAGCCGAACTTGCCCCTAATAATAATAAGCACTTATTTAAGTCAGCCTATAAAACATTAGAAATGGTAATAAGCGAGGTAGTAAATGACCCTAATGCCAGTCCCAACGGAATAATAGGGGAACAAGAATTATGCATAAACATAGCATCAAAATTGAATACAAAAGGAGCAACTCCCGATAAAGTACTTTGTGCAAAAGCATACCCGGTAGATGCTGCTAACCCTTCTTTTGTAACAACAAACGGGATGAGATGGTTCGTATCACATAAAAGCGGAAATAAATTCACCATAACCGTCGATGTGAATGCCTCAAATAATAACGTGGGCGGCGGCTACCATCCTGATGAAGATGCATATTCACAAGATACATTCACCATCACTGTTTTAGATACAGGCAAAATAGAAACCATAACAGGTGCAGGTTACAACCACTTAACTGATTCCAGCCCTGATTAG
- the gltA gene encoding NADPH-dependent glutamate synthase, translating into MAKERVKPAELDPNYRNKNFEEVTKNFTSEQAALEAQRCLNCKNARCIAGCPVNINIPAFISKVKEGDIQAAGDAIRETSLLPSVCGRVCPQERQCEAKCVLGIKGESVAIGALERFVGDNSQTLTTQKHPTHKKVAVIGSGCAGISAAADLAKEGHDVTVFEALHEFGGVLRYGIPSFRLPRTALDTELEGLKKLGVKLYKNVVIGKSLTINNLKEDGFDAVFISSGAGLPKMLRIPGENLNGVYSANEFLTRVNLMKANEADTPTPVYIGKKVAVVGGGNTAMDAARVAKRIGFEEVTIVYRRSEAELPARLEEIKHAKEEGIIFKLLHSPVEILGEGAKVAGLKLQVMELGEPDESGRRSPVPVEGKIETMDVDAVIVALGTNPNPLIQYSACQEGLDLEVNKKGYIIVNPETGETSIKGVYAGGDVAPTGESNAINAMGAGKRAAKAINQYLKELS; encoded by the coding sequence ATGGCAAAAGAGAGAGTAAAACCCGCGGAGTTAGACCCCAATTACAGAAATAAAAATTTTGAAGAAGTTACAAAAAATTTCACATCTGAGCAGGCTGCGCTGGAAGCGCAAAGGTGTTTAAACTGCAAAAATGCGCGCTGTATTGCAGGCTGCCCCGTAAATATTAATATCCCTGCTTTTATATCAAAAGTAAAAGAAGGCGATATTCAGGCGGCAGGTGATGCTATCAGGGAAACAAGCCTTTTGCCTTCTGTATGCGGAAGGGTTTGTCCTCAGGAGCGGCAGTGTGAGGCGAAGTGTGTTTTGGGCATTAAAGGCGAAAGTGTCGCTATAGGTGCATTAGAGCGTTTTGTTGGCGATAATTCCCAAACCCTGACAACACAAAAACATCCTACACATAAGAAAGTTGCCGTTATAGGTTCAGGCTGTGCGGGTATAAGCGCTGCAGCTGATTTGGCTAAAGAAGGGCATGATGTAACGGTATTTGAGGCGCTTCATGAATTCGGCGGAGTATTAAGGTATGGTATTCCTTCATTCCGTTTACCGAGAACAGCTTTAGATACAGAGCTTGAAGGGTTGAAAAAATTAGGTGTTAAATTATATAAAAATGTAGTTATCGGCAAGTCGCTTACTATTAATAACCTTAAAGAAGACGGTTTTGATGCGGTATTTATTTCCTCGGGGGCAGGGCTCCCCAAGATGTTAAGAATTCCCGGGGAAAATCTTAACGGGGTTTATAGCGCAAATGAATTTTTAACACGTGTAAATCTTATGAAAGCTAATGAAGCAGATACTCCTACTCCTGTTTATATAGGTAAAAAAGTTGCTGTAGTGGGCGGCGGCAACACTGCTATGGATGCGGCAAGGGTTGCCAAGAGAATAGGTTTTGAAGAAGTTACTATCGTGTATCGCCGCTCTGAGGCGGAATTGCCTGCCAGGTTAGAAGAAATTAAACATGCTAAAGAAGAGGGTATCATATTTAAACTTTTGCATTCTCCTGTTGAAATATTAGGAGAAGGAGCCAAGGTTGCAGGATTGAAACTTCAGGTTATGGAGCTGGGTGAACCGGATGAAAGCGGCAGAAGAAGCCCCGTGCCTGTTGAAGGTAAAATTGAAACCATGGATGTCGATGCCGTAATCGTGGCTTTAGGTACTAATCCTAATCCTCTTATTCAATATTCTGCCTGTCAGGAAGGTTTGGATTTAGAGGTTAATAAAAAAGGCTATATCATTGTTAATCCCGAAACCGGTGAAACTTCTATTAAAGGTGTTTATGCCGGAGGGGACGTTGCTCCTACCGGAGAATCTAACGCTATTAATGCAATGGGAGCTGGCAAAAGGGCTGCTAAAGCCATTAATCAATACTTAAAAGAATTGTCCTAG
- the ftsH gene encoding ATP-dependent zinc metalloprotease FtsH: MKKYQSAGVYIMLILVLALFTASFFVEKKEVVKKVSYSVLMNMVQKDEIKSVSIENNKVTAVPKKTADDAPANYVTVIPMNDSNFIPRLEEKGIDIKVENPAETNQWINFLGSLILPLLLLVGLIFFFKAIQSGGSQAMSFGKSKAKLMMDNKVKITFADVAGIDEEKQELMEIVDFLKNGEKYVSLGAKIPKGVLLVGAPGTGKTLMAKAVAGEAGVPFFSISGSDFVEMFVGVGASRVRDLFEQAKKHSPCIVFIDEIDAVGRQRGAGLGGGHDEREQTLNQLLVEMDGFDENTNIIIIAATNRPDILDNALLRPGRFDRQIAVSSPDINGREQILKVHAKNKPFADDVDLKVLAKRTPGFTGADLQNLLNEAALYAARLGKDKITMEEVDVSIDKVIAGVEKKSKVMTEEDKEVTAYHEVGHALVSKLVKDSDVLHKVSIIPRGMALGLTWYKPKDESVSTKKTKLLARITTALGGRAAEEIVFGKENICTGASQDIETVTNIARKMVTAWGMSEKMGTITYGKSNEHVFMGRDFGHSKDYSEDVAAAIDAEVKEIVDTQYNLAKTLLSENRDILEAVVKVLLEKETLDDSEVVEIMEDVKALRHTESE, translated from the coding sequence ATGAAAAAATACCAATCTGCCGGCGTTTATATAATGTTAATACTGGTTTTGGCGCTCTTTACGGCTTCGTTTTTTGTTGAGAAAAAAGAAGTGGTTAAAAAAGTTTCTTATTCGGTGTTGATGAACATGGTGCAAAAAGATGAGATAAAATCTGTATCCATTGAGAACAATAAAGTTACCGCTGTTCCTAAAAAAACAGCTGATGATGCACCTGCTAATTATGTAACCGTTATACCTATGAATGATAGTAATTTCATCCCGAGGTTGGAAGAAAAAGGTATTGATATAAAAGTTGAAAATCCTGCCGAGACTAATCAATGGATTAATTTTTTGGGTTCCTTAATTCTGCCTTTGCTGCTTTTGGTAGGGCTTATTTTCTTCTTTAAAGCCATTCAATCAGGCGGGTCTCAGGCTATGTCCTTTGGTAAATCAAAAGCAAAACTTATGATGGATAACAAAGTTAAAATCACTTTTGCCGATGTAGCAGGTATTGATGAAGAAAAACAGGAATTGATGGAGATAGTAGACTTCCTCAAAAACGGCGAAAAATACGTTTCTTTGGGTGCAAAAATCCCTAAAGGCGTTCTTCTTGTCGGCGCGCCCGGTACAGGTAAAACACTTATGGCAAAAGCCGTTGCAGGTGAAGCAGGCGTTCCTTTCTTTTCCATAAGCGGTTCTGACTTTGTTGAAATGTTTGTCGGTGTGGGTGCCTCAAGGGTCAGAGATTTGTTTGAACAGGCGAAAAAACATTCGCCCTGTATTGTTTTTATTGATGAAATTGATGCGGTCGGACGTCAGCGCGGCGCCGGTTTAGGCGGCGGACACGATGAAAGAGAACAAACACTAAACCAGTTGTTGGTTGAAATGGACGGGTTTGATGAAAATACAAACATTATAATTATAGCTGCTACAAACAGACCTGATATTTTGGATAATGCGCTTTTGCGTCCGGGCAGGTTTGACAGACAAATTGCCGTTAGCAGTCCGGATATTAACGGCAGGGAGCAAATTTTAAAAGTTCATGCGAAAAATAAACCTTTTGCCGATGATGTGGATTTAAAGGTTTTGGCTAAAAGAACCCCCGGCTTTACCGGTGCGGATTTGCAAAATCTTCTTAACGAGGCTGCACTCTACGCTGCAAGATTAGGCAAAGATAAAATTACAATGGAAGAAGTCGATGTCTCTATCGATAAAGTCATAGCAGGCGTTGAAAAGAAAAGCAAGGTTATGACTGAAGAAGATAAAGAAGTTACAGCCTACCATGAAGTCGGGCATGCGCTTGTGTCCAAGCTTGTTAAGGACAGCGATGTTTTGCACAAGGTGTCTATTATTCCCCGCGGTATGGCTTTGGGGTTAACCTGGTATAAACCCAAAGACGAGAGCGTTTCTACAAAGAAAACAAAACTTCTTGCAAGAATTACAACTGCTTTAGGCGGCAGAGCGGCGGAAGAAATTGTTTTCGGTAAGGAAAATATCTGTACGGGCGCTTCCCAAGATATCGAAACCGTAACCAATATTGCACGTAAAATGGTTACAGCCTGGGGAATGTCTGAGAAAATGGGTACCATTACTTACGGTAAATCTAATGAACATGTCTTTATGGGAAGGGATTTCGGGCATTCTAAGGATTACTCCGAAGATGTTGCTGCGGCCATTGATGCGGAAGTAAAAGAAATTGTCGATACCCAATATAATCTTGCGAAAACTTTGCTTTCCGAGAACAGAGATATTTTAGAAGCTGTGGTAAAAGTTCTTTTGGAAAAAGAAACTTTAGATGATAGTGAAGTAGTTGAAATTATGGAAGACGTGAAAGCGCTAAGACATACTGAAAGTGAATAA